AGGGATTTTACCAGCTTCGTAACTAAAGGCACGAACGGACATTTAGTCTTCGACGTTTTCTACAGGTCGCCCGACTCCATAAAGTTTATTACGGCGGCTCTGCCTAACGTCAGAAGTGTTTTAAACCTGCCCGATTATACGCTTATGCGCAAATTTTACGATATAGACTTAAAATTAAATACTTTTTTCATTAAAGAAGAAATTAATGATAATGAATTAAGCCGCAAAAAAATATCGGAAAAATTTCCGTCTATTTTAAAAATTACCGAAAACATTAAAACCAACCGGTCATCTCTCGAAAAATATATTAAAACCCGTCCTTTCAGCGAAGGCATATTATCGGACGCCGTAACTGCTATGGGACTTTCGCGCGCGGTTTACCTTAATAATACTGCCGGAATAGCAACCCCTGACGACACGCTTAAACTTAAAATAGATATATATTCGGCAGAAACGATAACGTCAAAATTTAATTTGCAAGGCGTAAAATTTATCACCGTTCACGACGGATGGGACGAAAACACTAAAACAAAAACCGGCTCGTCGACGAAATCTTATCCGCCCCAAAAATGGCAGGAACTAGTAAGCTTGCTAAAGCATGAATTCCCCGACTATACGGTCGTTCAGCTCGGCGGCCTCGGCAACGGCTCCGACATTACGGGCATCGACTTAAACTTAAGGGGAAAAACGACCCTAAAGGAAGCCGCCTCTCTTCTTGCGGTATCTTCCCTGCATATCGACACAGACTCCGGACTCGTGCACATCGCCGTTTCACTTGGAACTCCATGCGCCGTTCTTTACGGTCCAACTAATGCCGACTACTGTTCTTATTCACGGTTTCCAAACTATATAACCGTCACCCAAAGCTTGTGCGGAAACTGCTGGTGGAGCACCGACGACTGGATGGAAAACTGTCCAAGAGGGCTTAACGCTTCAGAATGCATGAATTCAATTGAACCTATAGATATAATAAAGAGTATAAACGAAATACAAATATTAAACAAATGATGTTAAGACAAAAAATAAATAAAATAAAAAGGCGCTCATATAAATTATACAACAAGCTGTTTATATACCTGCCGGTCGATATACTGATTTATTTTCGCAATCTTTTACGCGGCGTACGCGGCGTTTTTCGTTCAGAACGTTCCACTCCTGCTGAAAATCAAGAAAAGCGTGTCATAATATTCCGGCACGACGGCATAGGCGATTACGTACTGTTCAGAAACTTCCTCGAAGTATTAAAAAAAAGCCCCCGATTTGCCGGCTATAAAATAACGCTCCTCGGCAATGCCGCATGGAAAGACCTTGCGGAATTTTTGGATAAAGACTATATAGACAAATTTATCTGGCTCGACAAAAAAAGTTTTACGGTAGATTTCTTTTACAGATACAAAAAATTCAAGGAAATAACCGCCGTTAAATACGACATCCTTATTCATCCTTTCAGCAGGGAATTTTTTAACGCCGATAACGATTTAGCTTTTCTTATAAAAGCCGACAAGAAAATCGGAAGTATCAGGCTCCCCCGCTTTACAAAACCGTATAAAAATAAAATCCTCGAAAAAATTTATAACGAATTAATCCCAGACGTTGAAAACATCCGGTTTGAATTTTATAAAAATAAAAATTTCTTTGAAAAACTGCTGTCTGAAACCGCAGCCGAAAAAATAAGCGCCGAAATAAGTTTAAACAGACCTTTTATAAATCTGCCGGCGCGTCAGGCGGCGACTACTGTCTCTGCCGCTCCTGCCCCTGTCTCCGCCGCCGACTCAGCTCCAACCCCTGCTCTTTCCGGCATTGCCGATTTAAAATCAAAACTTGGAATTTCCTCTCCTTACGCCGCGTTTTTTATCGGCGCAAGCGTTAAGCACAGAAAATGGTCGCCCGAATACTTTGCCGAAACCGCCCGCTACCTCCATACAAAATACGGCTTTCACATAGTCTTGTGCGGCGGAAAAAGCGAATTAAACGACGCCGCCGAATTTAAAAAACATTTTCCGTCCGACCTTGCAGACAACGCCTCGTTTACCGACGCCGTAGGAAAAATATCGCTTATAGAACTGTTCTATATCGTCAAAGACGCCTCTTTGGTTATCTCCAACGAAACTATGGCGCCGCATATCGCAATGGCGCTTGCAAACGCCGGCACTGTAAATGATGCAAGCCGAACAAACCAAACTGCCTCCGCAACATCCGCGCCTGACTCTCCCAATATACCGTCCGGCTCTCCGTCTTTAACCTCAGCCCCAGCCCCAAAACCAGCCGTAATCGTAATCTCCACAGGCGAAGACTCATTTGAACATTTCAGCCCTTATCCAAAAGAAATAACCGGTAATTCCAATTATGCAATAGTTTTTCATCCGCACATAGAACAAAACCCAAAAGAATATATTGATATTGCAGCGGCATTAGGACGAGGCTACGACGACAGGTTCGATATTTCGGAGATAACCGTTAGAGCGGTTTTGAATAAAATAGACAAAATTTTATAAAGATAATTATTTTTATTTTTTATAGTAGCAAAATTTATTATATTAGCAAATTACGTATTATAATTGTTGCAAAATAAAATAAAATATTAAATAATTAAATAATTGCGTTATTAAACATGCATTTAATCGTTTAAATATTAAAAATGACAATTCCCGCAAACAGACTTAAAAAATATGTTACTATTTAAAAAAGTCGAATTAACTTATTTTTAAATTTATTCAGGTTATTTCTTTTAAATAATTAAACCTGCCAAGGATAAAAACAATACCGTATACTATGTTATCAAACAAGCAAAGATTTATAAAAAATTTGACGTTTTTATTCAGCTCCCGCATTTTGAGCGCGATATTAACTCTTGTGGCTAATATTTACCTTATAGAAAGATTAGGATCTTCTATATTCGGCGAATTTGCTTTTGGAGTAACTTTAGTCGGATACTTTATTTCTATTGCAGATACCGGATTATCGCCTTTCGGCGAAACGGCGGTAGCAAAAAATAAAAGCAATATAGCGGAAATTATAACCAATATTTCTTCTGCAAGGCTTTTGCTCTCATTTATTTCGTTTATAATTATTATTTCCATAGGATTAATATTTTTTCAAGACGCTCCCCGCCAAAAAAATATAATTATCGCTTTTTCTTTATTGCCGTTAATATACTCTTTTAACTTCTCATGGGCGTTACGAGGCATGGAAAAAAATCACGTTATTTTATTTACTAATTTTATAAACAGCCTATTATTTTTACTTGGAATTTTATTGATAGTAAAAAATTTTAACTGGTATTTAACGGCGGTGTTATTATATTTAGCCGGAAATTTAACTGCGGTGCTGATTCAAACCAATTATATAGAAAAAACCGTAAAAAAAATAAAA
This DNA window, taken from Candidatus Acidulodesulfobacterium acidiphilum, encodes the following:
- a CDS encoding lipopolysaccharide heptosyltransferase family protein, which produces MMLRQKINKIKRRSYKLYNKLFIYLPVDILIYFRNLLRGVRGVFRSERSTPAENQEKRVIIFRHDGIGDYVLFRNFLEVLKKSPRFAGYKITLLGNAAWKDLAEFLDKDYIDKFIWLDKKSFTVDFFYRYKKFKEITAVKYDILIHPFSREFFNADNDLAFLIKADKKIGSIRLPRFTKPYKNKILEKIYNELIPDVENIRFEFYKNKNFFEKLLSETAAEKISAEISLNRPFINLPARQAATTVSAAPAPVSAADSAPTPALSGIADLKSKLGISSPYAAFFIGASVKHRKWSPEYFAETARYLHTKYGFHIVLCGGKSELNDAAEFKKHFPSDLADNASFTDAVGKISLIELFYIVKDASLVISNETMAPHIAMALANAGTVNDASRTNQTASATSAPDSPNIPSGSPSLTSAPAPKPAVIVISTGEDSFEHFSPYPKEITGNSNYAIVFHPHIEQNPKEYIDIAAALGRGYDDRFDISEITVRAVLNKIDKIL